The DNA region CTCAGTGCATTTAAAAAAAATGATGATATAAATAACTCAATGCATATTCAAAAAATAATTGAACTAACACCTACTGATTCAGATAAAGAAAAGTATTCACTTATTTAACTAATTGAGTTTTGTTTTGAGAAAATGATAGAAAGTTTTACAAATGACTATAAATAGAAGGAAGCCTAACAAACTTATCAATGAAAAAAGTCCCTACCTTCTGCAACATGCTTATAACCCTGTAAATTGGTTCCCATGGTCATCTGAAGCATTTGAAATAGCTGAAAAAGAAAACAAACCAATATTTCTTTCAATTGGTTATTCAACATGCCATTGGTGCCATGTAATGGAAAAAGAGTCTTTCGAAGATGAGGAGATTGCTGATATTCTCAATAAAAATTTTATTTCGGTTAAAGTCGATAGAGAAGAGCGACCCGATATAGATAATATTTATATGACTGTATGTCAGATGATTACTGGCAGTGGCGGCTGGCCGCTTTCGATATTTATGACTTCTGATAAAAAGCCTTTCTTTGCTGGTACTTACTTTCCTAAGGAAGATAAATACGGTAGAATCGGCTTTAAAAATTTACTTGTAAATATTATTAAAGCATGGCAGGAAAAAAAAGAAGAAATAGAACTAAGTGCTAATGAAATTACAAGTTATTTAAAGCAATCATTTGAACAAAATACTTTTGGTTTACTGGACGAAAAGGTTTTTCATCAAGCGTTTCAATATTTTGAAAAGAAATTTGATAATGAATACGGTGGATTTGGCAGCGCACCTAAATTTCCGTCACCGCATAATCTAATGTTTCTATTAAGATATTATTATAAATATAAAAATGAAGCTGCCTTAGTAATGGTGGAAAAAACTTTAACGCAAATGCGTCTCGGCGGGATTTTTGATCAGATAGGCTACGGATTCCATAGATATTCAACTGATAGGAAATGGTTAATTCCACATTTCGAAAAAATGCTTTATGACCAGGCTTTACTTATTCATGCTTATGCTGAGATTTTTCAGCTAACTAAAAATAATTTCTATAAAAAAGTAGTTGACGAAATTGTTGATTACGTTGCAAGAGATATGTCATCTATAGATGGTGGATTTTTTTCTGCTGAAGATGCAGATAGTGAGGGAGTTGAAGGTAAATTTTATTTGTGGACAAAAAATGAGATCATTGAAACTTTAGGTAAAGAACAAGGCGAATTTTTTTCAAGGTTATTAAATGTTGAACTTGACGGCAACTTTTGCGATGAAATATCAAAGCAAAATAACGGTAAAAATATTTTGCACTTGAAAAATGTTGATGAATTTCTCGCCAATGAAATTCCTATTAATGAACTAAGAAAAAAATTGTTTGAACAACGCAATCAGAGAATCAAGCCACATAAAGATGATAAAATATTAACAGATTGGAATGGATTAATGATTTCTGCGCTTGCTAAAGCCAGCAGGGTTTTCAATAGAAACGAATATATGAGTTATGCCCTTAAATCAGCTGATTTTGTTATTGATAATCTAATGGATAATAATGGTAATTTATATCACCGTTATAGGCAAGGTGAAAAAAGTATTGCCGGAAACCTTGATGATTATGCATTTTTTATTTGGGGATTACTAGAAATTTTTGCCTCATCCTTTGAACCAAGTTATGTGAAGACGGCTATTAAATTAATTGATTTGACTATTGAAAAATTTTGGGATTCTGAAAATGGCGGTTTTTTCTTTACCGAATTAAATAACGATATATTAGTAAGAACTAAAGAAATTTATGATGGTGCTATACCTTCAGGAAATGCTGTAATGATGCAAAACTTGATTAAAGTCTCTAGAATTGCTGGCGAAAATAAGTACGAAGAAATAGCACAAAAAGCGCTAAACAGCTTTGCTGCGTTAATTAATAATTCTCCCCATGCTTTCACTCAATCACTTATAGCATTAAAATTATTAATCAGCACTTCTTACGAAATTGTAATTGTAAACGAATCAGGCAATAATGAATCTTATAAAAAGCTGTTTGAAACTTTTTTGCCTAATATCATAATTATTGAATTGAATAGGACTAACAAACAGGAATTGGCCAACAGTTTTGAATTTTTTAAGAACTTTAAAAGCACAAATGATAAACCCACATTTTACTTATGTGAAAATTATCAATGTCAGCAACCCACAAATGATATAGAAATAATATATCATAAACTTGGAATAAAAAATTCAAGTTGAACAAATGAAATTAAATCCACATTATAAAGACCGTAACAAGATGAAAGCTTTTCCAATAATAATATTGAATTAACCGCTCTGCAGATACCGCTGATGAAAAAACCCGCTGTAATAGACATCACAATATATTGACACGTATTTATAACTTTATTATTATCTTTGATAGTAAAAAGATTATTAGCAGCAAATGAACAGCTTGAATCAGAAGAATAAATATTTTTGGGGCAGCTTTAAGAATGTTTTGTTTCTTTTTTTGTTTGTAACAATCCTTCTGTCAGTAGCCGGAGTTTATTACTACAACACTCAAAAAACAAAAATTATTAATGACAGGTTCGAGTATTTAAAGTCAATCTCAGATTTTAGATTGGTGCAATTAAACGAATGGCTTAAAAAAAATTACTCTGAACTTGAAGTTTTAAAAAACAGTAACATGCTGATCAGCACTAATCGTCGAAATTTTTTGACAAGTAATAACATAGATGCCTATAAGAAATTGTTCGATGTTTTGAAATCAAATTATAATTATAATGCTATCAGTTTGCTTGACAATAATTTTAACGAAATTATTTCGACGTCTAATTCAAATATAACTTCAGAGGATTCATTACTTGGAAAAGCATCATTAGATTCAAACAAAATAATTTTTTCCGATGCCAATTTGCAAACATCACAACAAAATGAAATAAAATTTTATGTACCGTTAAAAGAAAATTATTCCTCCCCAAAATC from Melioribacteraceae bacterium 4301-Me includes:
- a CDS encoding thioredoxin domain-containing protein — translated: MTINRRKPNKLINEKSPYLLQHAYNPVNWFPWSSEAFEIAEKENKPIFLSIGYSTCHWCHVMEKESFEDEEIADILNKNFISVKVDREERPDIDNIYMTVCQMITGSGGWPLSIFMTSDKKPFFAGTYFPKEDKYGRIGFKNLLVNIIKAWQEKKEEIELSANEITSYLKQSFEQNTFGLLDEKVFHQAFQYFEKKFDNEYGGFGSAPKFPSPHNLMFLLRYYYKYKNEAALVMVEKTLTQMRLGGIFDQIGYGFHRYSTDRKWLIPHFEKMLYDQALLIHAYAEIFQLTKNNFYKKVVDEIVDYVARDMSSIDGGFFSAEDADSEGVEGKFYLWTKNEIIETLGKEQGEFFSRLLNVELDGNFCDEISKQNNGKNILHLKNVDEFLANEIPINELRKKLFEQRNQRIKPHKDDKILTDWNGLMISALAKASRVFNRNEYMSYALKSADFVIDNLMDNNGNLYHRYRQGEKSIAGNLDDYAFFIWGLLEIFASSFEPSYVKTAIKLIDLTIEKFWDSENGGFFFTELNNDILVRTKEIYDGAIPSGNAVMMQNLIKVSRIAGENKYEEIAQKALNSFAALINNSPHAFTQSLIALKLLISTSYEIVIVNESGNNESYKKLFETFLPNIIIIELNRTNKQELANSFEFFKNFKSTNDKPTFYLCENYQCQQPTNDIEIIYHKLGIKNSS